One window of Romeriopsis navalis LEGE 11480 genomic DNA carries:
- a CDS encoding relaxase/mobilization nuclease domain-containing protein has translation MHNGSFGATTRYVLNKEQAQLLDSTMGSLSAETLTAEFMVSKDLRPELKHPVWHITLSLPHDESLTDAQFVEVGRKYMAGMIIGQSDPQVLQDQGYELQREAFMVETLPEYQFFQARHSDREHEHLHIVASRINLETGKPVKLWRDAFRSQHVIRGLEREYELTQVQNSWDVGRKARSKGQLERGQLKGSPAVQLPRIAGVLGGGLSGRSG, from the coding sequence TAAGGAACAAGCACAGTTACTGGACAGTACGATGGGCAGTTTGAGTGCAGAGACTTTGACCGCTGAGTTCATGGTGTCGAAGGATTTAAGGCCAGAGCTCAAGCATCCGGTGTGGCACATTACCTTGTCTTTACCCCATGATGAATCGCTGACTGATGCGCAGTTTGTTGAGGTGGGTCGCAAGTACATGGCGGGGATGATTATCGGACAGAGTGACCCTCAAGTTTTGCAAGATCAGGGGTATGAACTGCAGCGGGAGGCGTTCATGGTGGAGACATTACCGGAGTATCAATTCTTTCAAGCCAGGCACAGTGACCGGGAGCATGAGCATCTACATATTGTCGCTAGTCGGATTAATTTAGAGACAGGGAAACCGGTCAAACTCTGGCGTGATGCGTTTCGCTCGCAGCATGTGATTCGAGGCTTGGAGCGAGAGTACGAGTTAACTCAAGTACAGAATTCTTGGGATGTGGGACGCAAAGCGCGGAGTAAAGGGCAGCTAGAGCGAGGGCAGTTAAAGGGCAGTCCAGCGGTGCAGCTTCCCCGGATTGCAGGGGTACTTGGGGGTGGATTATCGGGCAGATCGGGATGA
- a CDS encoding tyrosine-type recombinase/integrase, which produces MAKINGKGQARTYRSMDELIAITNEMTPATGSVILLSYHCCSRVGEVLRLKAEYVIGGELIFPAEITKCNKQREYPIDDAMSEILSKLPNKGLLFPGRSGTKPMTPNAVEKQLKRACDYLDSRGSHRGFSLHSGRRTMANNMMRGGSTLKELMDYGGWSSLTSVQRYLDTTAEDKLRAKANAVFPAA; this is translated from the coding sequence ATGGCAAAGATTAATGGGAAGGGGCAAGCCAGAACTTATCGATCGATGGATGAGTTGATTGCAATCACCAACGAAATGACACCCGCGACAGGTTCAGTTATCTTGCTCAGTTATCACTGTTGCTCACGAGTTGGTGAAGTGTTGCGACTCAAAGCGGAATATGTGATCGGTGGCGAGTTGATATTTCCGGCTGAAATTACCAAGTGTAATAAGCAGCGAGAGTATCCGATCGACGATGCGATGTCGGAGATACTATCCAAGCTACCCAATAAAGGTTTGTTGTTTCCTGGCAGAAGTGGAACTAAGCCGATGACACCTAATGCCGTCGAGAAACAATTGAAACGGGCTTGTGACTATCTTGATTCACGTGGCAGTCATCGCGGTTTTAGTCTGCATTCAGGGCGGCGCACGATGGCAAATAATATGATGCGTGGTGGAAGCACGTTGAAAGAATTGATGGACTATGGCGGGTGGTCAAGCCTCACCAGTGTGCAGCGGTACCTTGACACCACTGCCGAAGATAAGTTGCGGGCTAAAGCTAACGCGGTATTTCCAGCGGCTTAA